The following are from one region of the Fusarium keratoplasticum isolate Fu6.1 chromosome 4, whole genome shotgun sequence genome:
- a CDS encoding DUF1996 domain-containing protein — MKYTLATVAALAGVASAAHEDGTFAVLRFTNKQLTKGRMDPILFPGQTSTHVHTIMGGSAFGKSSTGKDLAGSKCSNALVKGDNSNYWFPSLYFRDPKTEKFESVEFDYFNAYYFLSFEKTHDDIKPFPVGLQIVAGNSMTRTMPKTGAKANLDPSKGPVNAARITCPRLDNIFVPPSWDPNSDGTTAGVGDPNNLGEGVGFPDRTCDGKYSPMRADVHFPSCYNPDAGLTDFKNNMAYPEDNDGYLDCPKGWIHVPHLFYESYWHTEKFAGRWEEGKGEQPFVFSNGDVTGYSNHADFMAGWDEDLLQHIIDTCNTGTNGMDNCPGLTYGLNKGDCTIESEVDEEVDGTLSKLPGNNPLSGWAYGDSVSQGSPSTGDDDNSSSKAPVASATKPASDDKTTAPEVPSATGAESSATVAAAADEESTYAPKQPTEVPETVPTSQAVIESEAPTAPTDAPKPTNVFGKPGKGKKCRPRIHTVWNTVTVTQTSSAPEQTAPVYKRDHMRRHAHNHGSGRNHLRRRSHRH, encoded by the exons ATGAAGTACACTCTCGCCACCGTCGCCGCCCTCGCTGGTGTCGCCTCTGCCGCCCACGAGGATGGCACCTTTGCCGTCCTGCGCTTCACCAACAAGCAGCTCACCAAGGGTCGCATGGATCCCATCTTGTTCCCTGGTCAGACTTCCACCCACGTCCACACCATCATGGGTGGCAGCGCCTTCGGCAAGAGCTCAACCGGAAAGGACCTCGCTGGTTCCAAGTGCAGCAACGCTCTTGTCAAGGGCGACAACAGTAACTACTGGTTCCCCTCACTCTACTTCCGCGACCCCAAGACTGAGAAGTTCGAGTCGGTTGAGTTTGACTACTTCAACGCCTACTACTT TCTCAGCTTCGAAAAGACTCATGACGACATCAAGCCTTTCCCCGTCGGTCTTCAGATAGTTGCGGGTAATAGTATGACCCGCACTATGCCCAAGACCGGcgccaaggccaacctcGACCCTTCCAAGGGACCTGTCAACGCTGCCAGAATCACCTGCCCTCGCCTTGACAACATTTTCGTGCCTCCCTCCTGGGACCCCAACTCCGATGGCACCACGGCTGGTGTCGGTGACCCCAACAACCTGGGTGAGGGTGTGGGTTTCCCTGACAGGACTTGCGATGGCAAGTACTCGCCTATGCGGGCTGACGTTCACTTCCCGTCCTGTTACAACCCCGATGCTGGCCTCACCGACTTCAAGAACAACATGGCCTACCCCGAGGACAACGACGGATATCTGGACTGCCCCAAGGGCTGGATTCACGTGCCTCACCTCTTTTACGAGTCTTACTGGCACACCGAGAAGTTCGCCGGTCGCtgggaggagggcaagggtgAGCAGCCTTTTGTCTTCTCCAACGGTGATGTCACTGGCTACAGCAACCACGCCGATttcatggctggctgggatgAGGATCTTCTGCAGCACATCATTGATACCTGTAACACTGGTACCAATGGTATGGACAACTGCCCCGGCCTCACCTACGGCCTGAACAAGGGCGACTGCACCATCGAGTCCGAGgtcgatgaggaggttgacggTACCCTGAGCAAGCTGCCCGGAAACAACCCGCTTAGTGGATGGGCGTACGGTGACAGCGTCAGCCAGGGATCTCCCTCTACCGGTGATGACGAcaactcctcctccaaggcccCCGTCGCCTCTGCTACCAAGCCTGCTTCAGATGACAAGACGACCGCTCCCGAGGTTCCCAGCGCCACTGGTGCCGAGTCCTCCGCCACcgttgccgccgccgccgatgagGAGTCTACCTACGCCCCCAAGCAGCCGACCGAGGTTCCAGAGACTGTTCCCACTTCTCAGGCTGTCATTGAGTCTGAAGCTCCCACCGCTCCTACCGACGcccccaagcccaccaaCGTGTTTGGAAAGCctggcaagggcaagaagtgCAGGCCCAGAATCCACACCGTCTGGAAcaccgtcaccgtcacccAGACTTCCAGCGCCCCTGAGCAGACGGCACCTGTCTACAAGAGGGATCACATGCGACGACATGCCCACAACCACGGCAGCGGCCGCAACCATCTCCGCCGCCGCAGCCACCGTCACTAA
- a CDS encoding NADH dehydrogenase [ubiquinone] 1 alpha subcomplex subunit — MAPNQIGPVARAWYRWKALRLPWRKRFLMGYDLQGNTYWEFRLTRGLEGNERWRRIVNYPRSTHYSSVKVSPQWHQWLRHTRQDPPTLEEQEGDVARQVRMKKLAAEADARWEAKPRVMEAPEAAPAPLLSSAQAGSPPQQDVGRERQPPAGAKEVEEEVEKSDDPWAKAKARGPGESWQPTAWNPTATRKR, encoded by the exons ATGGCCCCCAACCAGATTGGCCCCGTTGCTAGGGCCTGGTACAGGTGGAAGGCCCTCCGTCTGCCATGGCGCAAACGCTTCCTCATGG GCTATGACCTCCAGGGCAACACATACTGGGAGTTCCGACTCACGCGCGGCCTCGAGGGTAACGAGCGATGGCGTCGCATCGTCAATTACCCACGGTCGACACACTACTCTTCCGTAAAGGTCAGTCCGCAGTGGCACCAGTGGCTGCGGCACACCCGGCAGGACCCCCCGACACTCGAGGAGCAAGAGGGCGACGTGGCGCGCCAggtgaggatgaagaagctcgccgccgaggccgacgcCCGGTGGGAGGCCAAGCCCCGTGTCATGGAGGCCCCCGAGGCTGCTCCCGCGCCGCTGCTGTCGTCGGCGCAGGCTGGCAGTCCGCCACAGCAGGACGTTGGACGGGAGCGGCAGCCCCCCGCGGGCGcaaaggaggttgaggaagaggttgaaaAGAGCGATGATCCAtgggcaaaggcaaaggctAGGGGGCCTGGCGAGAGCTGGCAACCTACAGCCTGGAACCCGACAGCGACAAGGAAACGATGA
- a CDS encoding Calponin-homology (CH) domain-containing protein, with protein MASVTSLDKDLRKMRLEKYTPAAANEARTWIEDILGENLPSSDLLEGLKDGVALCRLANLALPPPGLRFKRSAMPFVQMENISLFLRACQSPPLNLHQHDTFLTVDLYEQKDPAQVLQCIGAFSRAAHAASPQNFPTAIGPKSRPDAVTPQGTGSRTPTGTRDRGASFTSNPSPAFGRSAAMPHRTGDSGSGRWSPTKSPTKSPGSPGPISSWSKKEHEGTTAPAWNIAQYGYLGGASQGNLGISFGGRRQITSAGPRVPSLADKERRRKEEEERLRLEAEEEERRQAEEEERARIQEELRWEQEEENMRERERQAVDEEKRRWEEEERQWKLTEEKRRQEEEDAEARLNEERKAARSRSDAKLKGQFLSQYRAEEAASQQDGASEDDYRSRVKQLEKELELARQREAEYERERQERAERLGGGPKPKAKKPLLSSPPTRSDSWSRDEREVLRTRSPHKREPVQEVSVPILPPRSPRPLPDPTSAPKVKPQNTGGRPLPDPTAYAAKPSPPAPTRTDRFLASNPAPAPAAPQTTYSRELGATAEHDAEDQRRVQSQAKTKAGGWASKSLLEREMEMERQRQREWEEAQKETAAAVRSGEGVDGIGGGIGGRWDVGQWAGYTGGDSQNNGSLGIGAGRRQIVGPRPLPEQPR; from the exons ATGGCGTCCGTGACGTCCCTCGACAAAGACCTGCGCAAGATGCGCCTGGAAAAGTACACCCCTGCCGCAGCAAACGAAGCCCGTACATGGATCGAAGATATCCTCGGCGAGAACTTGCCCTCTTCAGACCTTCTCGAAGGCCTCAAAGATGGTGTCGCTCTGTGCAG ACTAGCCAACCTCGCTCTCCCACCTCCTGGCCTCAGGTTCAAGCGATCGGCAATGCCCTTTGTGCAGATGGAAAacatctccctcttcctccgcgCCTGCCAGTCCCCGCCCCTGAACCTCCACCAACACGATACCTTCCTCACCGTCGACCTGTACGAGCAAAAGGACCCTGCCCAGGTTCTCCAATGTATCGGGGCATTCAGCAGAGCCGCCCACGCTGCGAGCCCCCAGAACTTCCCCACAGCCATCGGGCCCAAGTCGCGACCTGATGCTGTGACACCCCAGGGGACAGGCTCGAGGACCCCCACCGGAACCCGCGATCGGGGCGCATCCTTCACCAGCAACCCATCACCGGCGTTCGGCCGCTCTGCCGCCATGCCACATCGGACCGGCGACTCGGGCTCCGGCCGGTGGAGCCCTACCAAGAGCCCTACCAAGAGCCCCGGATCTCCCGGCCCCATTAGCAGCTGGAGCAAGAAGGAGCATGAGGGCACTACCGCGCCGGCTTGGAACATTGCCCAGTACGGCTATCTAGGGGGTGCCAGTCAGGGCAACCTTGGCATCTCGTTTGGCGGACGGAGGCAGATCACTAGTGCTGGTCCCCGTGTGCCAAGCCTCGCCGATAAAGAGCGCCGtagaaaggaagaagaagagcgtCTTCGcctggaggccgaggaggaggagcgacgacaggctgaagaagaggagcgtGCGCGGATCCAGGAAGAACTCCGATGGGAacaggaggaggagaatatGCGCGAGAGGGAGCGCCAAGCAGTCGATGAAGAGAAGCGAcgctgggaggaggaggagcgccaGTGGAAGCTgacagaggagaagaggcgtcaagaggaagaggacgcTGAAGCCCGACTCAATGAGGAGCGCAAGGCCGCAAGGAGCCGAAGCGACGCCAAACTCAAGGGTCAGTTCCTCAGCCAGTACCgagcggaggaggcggcgtCGCAGCAGGACGGCGCCTCAGAAGACGACTACCGAAGCCGCGTCAagcagctggagaaggagttggagCTTGCCAGGCAACGCGAGGCCGAGTACGAGCGAGAACGCCAGGAGAGAGCGGAGCGCCTAGGAGGCGgacccaagcccaaggcgaagaagcccctcctctccagccCGCCGACACGGTCGGATTCGTGGTCTAGAGATGAGCGCGAGGTTCTGCGCACCCGATCTCCGCATAAGAGGGAACCTGTGCAAGAAGTCAGCGTTCCCATCCTGCCGCCGAGGTCTCCTCGTCCGCTCCCGGACCCGACTTCGGcacccaaggtcaagccacAAAATACCGGCGGCCGTCCCCTTCCGGACCCCACGGCGTACGCTGCCAAGCCCTCTCCCCCCGCCCCGACCCGTACCGACCGTTTCCTCGCGAGTAATCCTGCTCCGGCACCTGCCGCTCCTCAGACGACCTACTCGCGCGAACTCGGTGCCACAGCTGAGCACGACGCCGAGGACCAGCGCCGCGTGCAGAGccaggccaagaccaaggctggCGGATGGGCGTCCAAGTCCCTCCTGGAACgtgagatggagatggagcgCCAACGACAGCGCGAGTGGGAGGAGGCTCAGAAGGAAACGGCAGCAGCAGTGCGCTCCGGGGAGGGTGTAGATGGTATTGGCGGAGGCATCGGCG
- a CDS encoding MFS domain-containing protein, with protein sequence MTATTQPESRPGSSSSSVTANEVDIENQTVQTKASHFSLIFDQVGLDDAVLNHKYAGEGTTESPYLVEFLPNDPRNAMNFSQAKKWAITILQAIATLAVAFVSTAYSGGLTDILIDFGVSTEVVILGISMFVLGFAIGPLFWAPLSELYGRQIPFFISYMALTAFNAGAAGAPTMAALIVLRFFAGSFGSSPLTNAGGVIADMFDARQRGLASALFAMAPFLGPTIGPIAGGFLGEHEGWRWVEGMMAIFTGVVWIVNSLLIPETYAPYQLRRRAVALSKATGKVYIAKMDAGRPHTSVATQFKVALLRPWILLFKEPIVLLTSIYMAIIYGTLYLCFAAFPIVFQQGRGWSPGKGGLAFIGIAVGMVFAVTGSIMDQKRYMRVAAAAGGHAPPEARLPPTLVGSILIPVGLFWFAWSNGSDVHWIVCIMGSAVFSAGLVVVFLSLMNYLIDSYVIFAASVLAANSVLRSLFGAAFPLFTTYMYDDLGIHWASSVPAFLAIACIPFPFLFYKYGETIRMKCEFAAEAASVLQRMRNKHEEITEDQAVAEAEEAEKERRASNALRRSMSRTHTNATR encoded by the exons ATGACCGCAACTACACAACCCGAGTCCAGGCCGggatcgtcgtcatcctcggtgacGGCCAACGAAGTCGACATCGAGAACCAGACAGTCCAGACCAAGGCCTCCCATTTTAGCCTCATCTTTGACCaggtcggccttgatgatgctgtcCTCAACCACAAGTACGCCGGCGAGGGGACGACCGAGTCCCCCTATctcgtcgagttcctcccCAACGACCCTCGAAACGCCATGAACTTTTCCCAGGCTAAGAAGTgggccatcaccatcctgCAGGCCATCGCGACGCTCGCCGTTGCCTTTGTCAGTACCGCCTACTCGGGCGGTCTCACTGATATCCTGATCGACTTTGGTGTGTCGACCGAGGTTGTCATTCTCGGAATCTCCATGTTCGTCCTGGGCTTCGCCATCGGTCCCCTTTTCTGGGCACCCCTGTCTGAGCTTTATGGTCGACAGATTCCTTTCTTCATCTCTTATATGGCTTTGACCGCGTTCAACGCTGGCGCTGCTGGAGCACCCACCATGGCTGCTTTGATCGTTCTTCGATTCTTTGCCGGTTCTTTCGGCTCCTCGCCTCTTACTAACGCTGGTGGTGTCATTGCCGACATGTTTGATGCCAGGCAGCGTGGTCTTGCCTCAGCGCTGTTTGCCAT GGCTCCTTTTCTTGGTCCTACTATTG GTCCCATTGCTGGTGGCTTCCTCGGAGAGCACGAGGGCTGGCGCTGGGTTGAAGGCATGATGGCCATCTTTACTGGTGTCGTCTGGATTGTCAACTCCCTTCTCATCCCCGAGACCTACGCCCCTTATCAACTCCGACGCCGCGCTGTCGCCCTTTCAAAGGCGACTGGCAAGGTATAcattgccaagatggatgcTGGCCGCCCGCACACTAGCGTTGCTACGCAGTTCAAGGTGGCTCTTCTGCGTCCCTGGATCCTGCTCTTCAAGGAGCCCATCGTCTTGCTCACCTCGATCtacatggccatcatctACGGCACTCTGTACCTCTGCTTTGCTGCTTTCCCTATTGTTTTCCAGCAGGGTCGCGGATGGAGCCCTGGTAAGGGAGGCCTCGCCTTTATTGGTATCGCAGTGGGCATGGTGTTTGCCGTCACTGGTTCCATCATGGACCAAAAGCGATACATGCGTgtggctgctgcggctgGTGGCCATGCGCCCCCGGAGGCCCGACTACCCCCTACGCTTGTTGGCTCGATCCTGATTCCTGTCGGTCTGTTTTGGTTTGCCTGGTCTAACGGAAGCGACGTGCATTGGATCGTTTGCATCATGGGCTCAGCTGTGTTCTCTGCTGGCCTTGTGGTGGTGTTCCTCTCGCTAATGAACTATCTTATTGACTCTT ATGTTATCTTCGCGGCGTCGGTGTTGGCCGCAAACTCGGTTCTCCGATCACTCTTTGGTGCCGCATTCCCGCTCTTTACCACATACATGTACGACGACCTCGGTATCCACTGGGCCAGCTCGGTGCCGGCCTTCCTGGCCATCGCGTGTATCCCGTTCCCGTTCCTGTTCTACAAGTACGGCGAGACCATCCGTATGAAGTGCGAGTTTGCTGCCGAAGCGGCCAGCGTTCTCCAGCGGATGCGCAACAAGCACGAGGAGATCACGGAAGACCAAGCCGtggctgaggctgaagaagccgaaAAGGAACGCCGGGCGAGCAATGCTCTCCGCCGGAGCATGTCAAGGACTCACACCAACGCGACTCGCTAA